The DNA window ATCCTTCGGTTATTGATGAGCCTTCTGATCAGCTGATAACGCTAGACGACAAAGTATTGTCATTCCATAACCTGAGGTTCCTAACTGAATTGGTAATAGCAGGTTGCCAAAATCTCACGTCCATTTCATTGCAAGGTTTGAGGCAATTCATATATTTGAGGACTTTGGATATACGCGGCTGCCCAAAACTTTTCTCTTCCAATATGCCACCAGAGCTTGTACGTGAGAACATGGCAGCTACATATCACAATGCCCTCCCATCTCTTGAATGTCTCTCTATTGCTGCCTGTGGAATAATGGGGAAATGGCTATCTTTGATACTGCAATATGCGCAGGCCTTACAGGACTTAGAATTATATGAGTGTGAGCAGATAACAGGGCTATCGATAGGAGAGGAAGAAAGCAGTCAACCAAATCTTATGTCAACTCCAGAAACCTTGTCATTAGGACATCAAGGTGACTCGCCAACAAGCTCAGCTCGAGATGGACTTGTCCGCATTCCGTCAAATCTCATCTCCTCTCTGAAGCACATAAATATTTGTGACTGCCCTGGTCTAACATATAATGGGAACGATGAAGGTTTCGCTAAACTCACCTCCCTTGAGAGTCTACGAATTACGAATGGCGCCAAGCTACTCTCGTCCTTGGTGCATGGTAATGGATACGATGAGCGGAAGAACATAAACCTCATCCCACTATCACTTGAAGTACTGGAGCTCAAAGGTTATGATTTACCAGAAGAACTGGTGCCTGGTTTTCTAAGGAACCCCAACCGCCTCAAAAAATTTTCTGTGATGGAGACTTTAAGTTTAAAATCTCTACAGTTGCAATCCTGCACGGCACTCGAAGAGTTGGAGATTGCAAACTGTGAATCGCTTTCCACACTAGAGGGCTTGCAATCCCTGCGAGGCCTCAAGAATTTGATTATATGGGGATGTCCCATCTTGCCACAATGGTTGCGGAGTTCATTAGAGCAGGTCCAGGAGCTTTTGCCTCGACTGGAAAGGCTCCAGATTGATGACCCTTCTGTCCTTACCACATCTTTCTGCAAGCACCTCACTTCCCTCCAACGCCTAAAGCTTTTCTATTGCAACTGGGAATTGGTGAGACAAACAGATGAGCAAGACATCGCGCTTCAGCTCCTTACATCCCTGCAAGAGCTCTCATTTTCGGGTTGCCACAATCTCAGAGATTTTCCCGTTGATCTGTACAGCTTTCCCTCACTCAAGAGGTTGGCGATCTATAGTTGTAAGGACATCTCGAGGCTGCCTGAAAAGGGCCTCCCACCTTCTCTAGAAGAACTGGATATCAATGATTGCAGTGAAGAGCTAAATGACCAGTGCAGAATGCTTCCAAGCAAGCTGAAGGTCAAAATCAATCAGAAATATGTGAATTGATTACTGGATGGCTTGATAACATGATGGAATAGTTCTATCTTCCATCATGCTATCTTCAGACTTGACGTGTGCTTAGTGTCAGTATTGAACTAAGCATTCTGTGTTCAGGCGTTCAAGCTGCTATACCTATCACTACCGCAGTGACCGCTTTGAATTGGAGTACCATATAACTACAAGCTTCTTTACTTGGAGGTCAAGatgatccacggtataaaagggacccccagAAAGGGTCgcaaggcatcgaatcttatcgccaacacacccacacAGCCTACAAAGCCAGAGTACGCGGAGCCAAGTCACCGGGAGGTCTTGTTGAATAcatcgactacgatctcatcgATACCATCGATTTCGTCTACCTCCATTGTAATCTGTGATTTTCcatcatcaatcccatataaactggattagggctattacctgacaggggcctgaactagtataatctttgtcttctgtttgcttgatgtcgtattacgtagatcctcgttccaacgtaccccaataccctaatTATCCGGTCTatgagtatcactcgtcgataGAAGTGTTCTAACTTCTTGGCGTCCCTGTGTTCTCCTGTGGATTAATTATcgcagagctagctagctttggtTAACCTGGCGAAAAGGCCAATCATGTGGTTCATTACAGAGAAGCCAGAAGTATCAGATATTGGTTTTCACGTGCCAAACTCTGCACTAGCATTGTCTCACCTTAGAACCCCATCctaatgttgttttttttgtaATCATGTATTGTTACGGTGTTTCGTATTTTAATCTGTAATTCTGCGCTATGAACCTATACTATGACTTCTGTTGTACTAAGCCAGAAATATCCGCAATGCacaagtttttgttttttttggtgaaCTTGATATCTCAGGAAGATGAACAGCGTCGCAGATTTACTAGTAGAAGTCTAAACCTTGTCAGATTACCTGAGGTTCGCCTTCCCCATGCGCACGACTTCCACTGAGGGCAGGCTGTTGAACCAGATGCTCGGATGCTCCGGCTTGTCGTTCCGAAGCCTCGGCAGGATCCCGCTCGCACCGCTGCCGCATCGCCGCCTGGATCCTCgccggcgggcggtggcggggccAGGCGGCGATGCGGTGGCGGGGGAGGTCCCGTCTCTGTTCCGGGCTTCCGGCGACTAGCCGTCTTGTCGATGCGGAGAGATGGATAGACGAGAGCGAGGACTTGGCCCATCTCGCCCGCTAGGCACTCCGACATCGAGCGGGCCTTGCACTAGGCCTCCGCTGCCGGCCTTCCGAATGGGATGGCCTGGTAACAAGATGGGCCCTGTCGGAAAATACCATGCAAAACTcggatttttttaaattttatttatttattattaaaatatttacaacttttttattttaaagttTTACAAATATGCACCTCTACCGTCTTTTAGTGGACCTTTTTTATGACGTGGCACACGGCCATTGACATATGCTAACGACCATATAGAAGGTGGTATGTCATTTTGCGGACAACCCTTTTACCGTCTTTCCAAAAAGGtgaagggggccgcctgcaaaatatCTGGGGCTTTTTTTATAGGCAGCTCCCTTATCACCCTCCTATGGAGCTACAAGGGAAGCGCCTACAAAATATCATAGGTCACTATTTTACAGGCAGCCCTCTTGTTGCCTAGGCTGCCTGTAAAATGACCAGCATTCCTCCGTGCGACCGTTACAACACACCAACGAATGTGTGTCACATCATAAAAAATACCTTTTGAGAGGGTGTTTTCTACTAAAGGACGGTAGGGGcgtatatttataaaaaaaatttattctaaatattttaataaatctctatctctactattataaaaatttaaggtgTTTTTGTctgtattttggtacgtcatccgtgtttaaatcggtttttaagatcgttcgtttttgaaaatacatagacatgtttgagttggattttaagctcgtttgcttttggaaatacaaaaggattgtacaagaaatctcttttaaaaaactccacatgctaatttgagatgaaagtcggaCTCTTAATTGCAGCtaatgattttctaaaaaaaaaatctaagcgaatgcccacagtgaattttaccATAACTAAactatataacaataataagattaaaataacatattaaaaattaaaaaaaaatcaaaattaatgaTCTTGCCAAAACATGACTGTCTAGCCACTTGGTTACGCAGCATATGTACGAAATTTCGCGGCTCACCAAAGAATGGGGGCAACTCAAATGTCCCCGCTTTCCACGACTTCTAGCAGCATCTTGTGATTCGTCCGTGTGTTTctctggcgcggcggcgcatcgCTTTCGGTTCAGAGCAAACCGAGTTGCACGGGTTCGGATTTGGGTCGAGGCGACGATGGCTTAGAATCAGCTCACGCACGCAGCTGCCGCTTGGCCATTTTGCTTTTTGCGCGCGCTGACACGATGCCTTTCGATCCAGAACCAGAAGAGGTTGGTAGCTGAGGAAAAGATGCATTACCAGTATGCAGCCGTTTCGGTTTCGGTTCGGATCCTCGGATTGTTGGGCTAGCCTATGAATTAAATTTGTCTGAAAAGGACATGCGCTGACGGCGTCGGTCCACCACTCCAGCTCACAACTCTGCGTTCATTCGCGTCGGATAAACCGAACAGTGCTCGGTTCGGGTTCGGTTCCACGGGTTCCAGTACATGGTTAGAGAAGGGCGACATGTTTGAGCAAAGTGAATACTTTCACTCCACTATCACAGTATCACTACGTTGTTTATCGTTATCTTGACCAGCTGCATGCGTGCATGTGGCGATGATGAATCCTTCATATCACTGCTACAACCCGCGAGCTgctcggtttcggtttcggtttcgaTTTCTTGCTTCTTGACAAttgcggtcgtcgtcgtcgttgctgctCCTTCTTATAAATACAGACACGCGCATGAACTCACTCATCTCTCACCCATTCTCCAAGCTCACCCTGAAACCTCCATTTCCCTCCTCGACATACTACACCTTCGATCTCTGAGGCCTGCCACCGCGACGCTGGAGATGGAGCTCATGGCGGTCATCGTCAGGATCTTGGCCCTGATCTCCGACGCATGCCGCAACGCGGAGaagctgccggcggcgatgaTTTCCTGCGGCGTcgtggaggccgcggcggccatcTTTCTCGCCGCGTTCAAGGCGCCCGGAGGCATATTTCTGCACCACGGCAAGGCGCCCTTCTACCTCTACTACGGCATTATAGGAGGCGTGGCCATCTTCGGCTTCGCCGAGGCGTGGGCTGGGTTCTGGGTTTCCGGCGATCTCAACGGCCGGCGTGTCGTCGGCAAGACGATCCTGTGGGTGGGAATCTTGCCTCTCGTCTTGGTGACGGCTCTTGGAGGATTCGTCTTCATGGGATAGCTCTGCACCCTCTGGTTTTTTAGATGATCTCTGTTTTCTCTGTTGTGTCAGTATGTATGTGTTGATGTCTTGCTCCTCTGTTGTATGAGTATGTGCTGTAGTCTCTGTTTTCTCTGTTCAGTTGTATGAGATCTATGTTTCCTCGGTTTGTATACGATGCAAATACTCCCATATTGTGTGAATATGAGTGCGGTTTTTCCTTGTCTTCCATTGTTTCATCTCTGCTTTCGCCAATATTTTGCTTCTCCCTCTCGAAGTAATGGCAGAAGCAGAGTAACcagctttcattttttttcgcTGGGAAACTAGCTATTCATTTCAAGGCAAGTTTCAAAGCATATGTTGCACCAATCGAACACATCATGCAAATTTTATGGATCAgctgaaagggaaaaaaaaattctcttttcTCGCGCGTgtttcccaaactgctaaaatGTGTgagtttttattaaaaaaagtttctataaaaaagttatttaaaaatcatattaatctatttttcaaattaaaactaattaatatttaattaattatgtgctaatggcttATCTCATTTTACATATCTTCttaatcttctcttttcctctcctctcaaacaTAGCAATATATGGAAAAATGACATGGGCATGTGGACTAAAAGATTGTAGCAGAATCTGCCAAGCAAAGGATTTAGTTTGGCTGTTCCATTTTCCATAGAAAAGGCACATATTTAATCTAAAGTTCAGAAAGTAAAGCCAGACCAAGCAAACCAGCACCCAGAAGCAGGTAGATGTATAAAAGAGGGCCatacaaaaatattataatCCTAATACAACTATGTAATCTATTGATTGggaaataatttgaaatttcaaaagaaaaatactacAGTTGCGATTTTAATCTTCCttattcagaagaaaaaaacgcCAAATTGAAGAAAACTCAAACTTAAACTGGCTGCCTATTACTGACCAATGCCATTTGCCAAGTAACACAGGATCATGCTATGACTTTGCTGTTCGAAGAAGAATAACCGAGCTGTTCGGTTCCGGGTTCGGGTTGTGCCATGCGTGGTTGCGTGGGTTTCGGTTTATATTTCTCGTTAGTAATTAATCAGGAGAAAGCATGCATAAGCTCAAAACGTTTGTCCATTTCTTCATGGTGGGCCCTCTTCAGACTGTGGATTCCATCGTAGAGAGACCTGGGGTCATTGagagggggtgtttgggaactagggactaaatttagtccctctcacaaaagtataagtccCTATGATAGGAACTTATGTTTctatgagagggactaaagtttagccccactttagtccctccaaccaaacaccacttGTGATAAAAGTGCTAATTGCCATGCTTTAAAAAAGAGTGCTACTGATTGTTATCGTTATTGTTCGGTTCATGGTCGTCGGTTTTATGGATCAGCAAGTCCAACGTGCGCAAAGGATTCCACCCGCAAATCCATCGGGAAACCGATATATATGTGTGGTCGTTCGGGTTCCGTTTATCATTTTGTAATTCTTCCACAGCACTGCTGCACTTGatatattttatgttttaaactttttcaatttttaatttttaaaataaatcattccaaaacttattttcaaaatcgAAACATCTGAACCTTTTAGTTACACCAGCCAAactgatatgaaaaaaataataatgtcaCACCGGTCTTATTGGTGTGACAGTGGTATTTGGCTACGCCGCTCTCACGGGCGTGGCAAGATAAGATTGTCATGCTCGCTATAGGTGATGTGTCAGCATTGTTTTGACCACGTTAGACTAGCGTGGACAAAAGGTTTAGATTTTTAAAGTTTTGGAAgggtttatttataaaattaaaaattaaaaagttaaaaaaaaaaattcgctgCACTTCGCTCTCCGCGAGCGATTAATCTGGTCGCACAACAACCCGAAACGTGATCTCGCGGGTTCGGTTTCGGTTGAGCTGTGGTGACGCTGCCTGAGCTATGTAAATAAACTCTTTTAATTTAGTTccatatgatgaaaaaaatatatagggaAGCTCTTCCCCCGGtgatttctaaaaaataaagatttcGTGGCTCAAAAAGGACAGGCGCAGAGCGCAACTGTCGCCGCCTTCCACAACTGAAGCGAAGCTGACACTTTGCAGCatgtattatattattaaaacagctttgaaaggagacacCATATTTattgtggaggctagaaattcccacattgatcggagaaaaagaaaaaaagaaaaaaagagtctaggtagaaatacaatttaaaaatagctaaaattcggaattaaaaataagcaatattgaaataagtttccatataagaacctaatacgagattaatcaaaattcgagataaaaataaaataaaaaccaaaaatagaaaagaaaatgagagtccaaataggaataaaatttaaaaatagctgaaattcggaattaaaaataaggaatattgaaagaagtttccatataagaatccaatacgagattaatcaaaattagaaataaaagtaaaatcaaatcaaaaattataaaagaaaaggatagtccaagtaggaatataatttaaaaatagctcagaattaaaaataaggaatattgaaataagtttccatataaaaacccaatacgagattaatcaaaattcgaaataaaaataaaattaaatcaaaaattataaaagaaaaggatattccaagtaggaatataattttaaatatctgaaatttggaattaaaaataaggtatattgaaagaagagttcatataagaacccaatacgagattaattaaaattcgaaataaaaaaataatatccgaaattagaaaaaaaaataaataaaagaagagttcaagtaggaatacaatttaaaattagctgaaattcgaaattaaaaataagcaatattaaaagaagaattcatataagaacccaatactagattaattaaaatttagaataaaaaataaaataatatccaaaattagaaaaactaaaagagagttcaagtaggaatacaattttgaaacaactaaaattgaaaataaaaaataaaaatattaaaagaacacaatacggtattaattacaatttgaaaaaaattaaattctgaaattagaaaaagaaaaataagatttcaattaggaatacaatttataaataactaaaatttgtgataaaaataaagactattgaaagaaaagaccatcaaaaacacatgacgagataacttaagtaacaggcctataaagaagtagagtggtggcggttgatacgacatataaaaactgttaataaaacaacaaatagaatcctaatgacgattaaaaggagggacaataggcaggccgtgaagcaaacgagcaaCACGATtgccaggacttctagaaagtaaaaaaaataaaccccattgataatcatattcggtttttaaaatttcaatgataataaaaaggagaagcagcggacgggcgtatagga is part of the Oryza glaberrima chromosome 4, OglaRS2, whole genome shotgun sequence genome and encodes:
- the LOC127772099 gene encoding uncharacterized protein LOC127772099 gives rise to the protein MPPELVRENMAATYHNALPSLECLSIAACGIMGKWLSLILQYAQALQDLELYECEQITGLSIGEEESSQPNLMSTPETLSLGHQGDSPTSSARDGLVRIPSNLISSLKHINICDCPGLTYNGNDEGFAKLTSLESLRITNGAKLLSSLVHGNGYDERKNINLIPLSLEVLELKGYDLPEELVPGFLRNPNRLKKFSVMETLSLKSLQLQSCTALEELEIANCESLSTLEGLQSLRGLKNLIIWGCPILPQWLRSSLEQVQELLPRLERLQIDDPSVLTTSFCKHLTSLQRLKLFYCNWELVRQTDEQDIALQLLTSLQELSFSGCHNLRDFPVDLYSFPSLKRLAIYSCKDISRLPEKGLPPSLEELDINDCSEELNDQCRMLPSKLKVKINQKYVN
- the LOC127770931 gene encoding uncharacterized protein LOC127770931 — encoded protein: MELMAVIVRILALISDACRNAEKLPAAMISCGVVEAAAAIFLAAFKAPGGIFLHHGKAPFYLYYGIIGGVAIFGFAEAWAGFWVSGDLNGRRVVGKTILWVGILPLVLVTALGGFVFMG